Proteins encoded together in one Lathyrus oleraceus cultivar Zhongwan6 chromosome 5, CAAS_Psat_ZW6_1.0, whole genome shotgun sequence window:
- the LOC127087484 gene encoding glyoxylate/hydroxypyruvate reductase A HPR2: MKSVGVLMAIPMPSNLAEKLANRFNLFKLWTYSSIEAFSETHADSVRAFVCDAKSCADAKTIDSLPNLEIVSTNSVGFDKIDIGKCRERGIRVTNTPDVLTDDVADHAIGLALAVFRKIPNSDGFVKNGLWKHSHYPLTTKFSGKEVGVVGLGRIGSAIAKRAAAFGCPVSYHSRSQKPEAGSYKYYPNILDLAANSQVLVVACALTEQTRHIVNREVIDALGPKGVIVNIGRGPIIDELELVSALVEGRLGGAGLDVFENEPDVPEELLSLDNVVLTPHVASDTEETCKDMADLVIANLEAHFSGKPLLTPVL; the protein is encoded by the exons ATGAAATCCGTCGGCGTTCTAATGGCCATCCCAATGCCGAGCAACCTCGCCGAAAAACTCGCCAACCGTTTCAACCTCTTCAAACTCTGGACCTATTCTTCCATCGAAGCTTTTTCCGAAACGCACGCCGATTCAGTTCGTGCATTCGTTTGCGACGCCAAATCCTGTGCCGACGCAAAAACTATCGACTCTCTTCCGAATCTGGAGATTGTTTCCACTAACAGCGTTGGATTTGATAAAATTGATATCGGGAAATGCAGAGAGAGAGGAATTCGAGTTACTAATACGCCTGATGTGTTGACGGATGATGTTGCTGATCACGCTATTGGTCTTGCTTTGGCTGTGTTCAGGAAGATTCCGAATAGTGATGGCTTTGTCAAGAATGGGCTTTGGAAACATTCTCATTATCCATTAACTACAAAG TTTAGTGGTAAAGAAGTTGGAGTTGTTGGTTTGGGAAGaataggttcagcaatagcaAAGAGAGCTGCAGCATTTGGGTGTCCAGTTAGTTACCACTCAAGATCTCAAAAACCAGAGGCAGGATCATACAAGTATTACCCTAACATCCTTGATTTGGCAGCTAACTCTCAAGTACTTGTTGTCGCATGTGCTCTAACCGAACAAACGCGACATATTGTGAACCGTGAAGTTATTGATGCATTGGGCCCAAAAGGGGTTATTGTCAACATTGGACGTGGACCGATCATCGACGAACTCGAACTTGTGTCTGCTTTGGTCGAAGGACGGTTAGGTGGAGCAGGCCTTGATGTGTTTGAGAATGAACCCGATGTTCCGGAGGAGTTATTGAGCCTTGATAATGTTGTGCTCACTCCTCATGTAGCAAGTGATACTGAAGAAACTTGCAAAGACATGGCAGATCTTGTGATTGCAAACTTGGAGGCTCACTTTAGTGGCAAGCCACTTTTGACACCAGTCTTGTGA
- the LOC127082600 gene encoding uncharacterized protein LOC127082600, whose product MVNRNQNANDIIRQVRHDDVAADNNLAAIAERIMVRNRVNFGLRRPNYMSPLAEYVLQTDAPLRTKIPKFTKFAGDITESTVEHVARYLIEAGDMSNKESLRMQFFPSSLTKNAFTWFTTLPQNSIHSWNQLERMFHEQFYMGKTKISLKELASVRRKFTEPIGDYLNKFRLLKARCFTQVERLKEEKARTNKGKRVVYVDFRKDHEDSGHEVPDFDDTEIDLAELTYGPPYACKVLAPSNGKNPVEPEKNDKFPKKTYTFDVTKCDEIFDLLVKDGQMIGSGAECNPGGKLKFGDKPQSQMKIDSDPLQIAEAHYTEPEEVNFIDVADDFCMTEVTEDFVHRPVMVRVHEYFEQAPLDGLA is encoded by the exons ATGGTAAATAGGAATCAAAATGCCAATGATATCATACGGCAAGTTCGACATGATGATGTGGCAGCAGATAATAACCTAGCAGCTATAGCCGAAAGAATTATGGTTCGAAATAGGGTAAATTTTGGACTTAGAAGACCAAATTATATGTCGCCTTTAGCAGAATATGTCTTACAAACAGATGCTCCCCTGAGGAccaaaatccccaaattcaccAAGTTTGCTGGGGATATTACTGAGTCTACTGTCGAACACGTGGCGAGATATCTAATCGAAGCTGGAGATATGTCAAATAAAGAGAGTCTTCGGATGCAATTTTTTCCAAGTTCTCTTACAAAGAATGCTTTCACATGGTTCACAACTTTGCCCCAGAATTCGATCCACTCATGGAACCAGCTAGAAAGAATGTTCCATGAACAGTTCTACATGGGGAAAACGAAGATAAGTTTGAAAGAGTTGGCTAGTGTCAGACGAAAATTCACTGAGCCAATTGGCGACTACCTGAATAAATTTCGACTACTCAAAGCCAGGTGTTTTACGCAA GTCGAACGTTTAAAAGAAGAAAAGGCTAGGACGAACAAAGGTAAAAGGGTAGTCTATGTAGATTTTAGGAAAGATCACGAGGATTCAGGTCATGAAGTTCCAGACTTCGACGATACTGAGATCGATCTTGCTGAATTGACATATGGGCCACCATATGCGTGCAAAGTTTTAGCTCCTTCGAACGGGAAAAACCCTGTTGAACCTGAAAAGAATGACAAGTTTCCTAAGAAAACATATACATTCGACGTTACAAAATGTGACGAAATTTTTGACTTACTggtcaaagatggtcaaatgATA ggatctggtGCAGAATGCAATCCAGGAGGGAAGCTCAAGTTCGGTGATAAGCCACAGAGCCAGATGAAAATCGACTCCGATCCTCTACAAATTGCTGAAGCTCATTATACTGAGCCAGAGGAGGTGAATTTCATTGATGTTGCTGATGATTTTTGTATGACCGAAGTTACTGAAGACTTTGTCCATAGGCCTGTCATGGTTAGAGTACATGAGTACTTCGAGCAGGCACCTCTTGACGGTTTGGCCTAA
- the LOC127087485 gene encoding uncharacterized protein LOC127087485 codes for MLEGKAMVDDTDMPSKMQIQAMSYASQALDLYDVLDCESIAAHIKKEFDTRYGCGWQCVVGSSFGCFFTHSKGTFIYFTLETLHFLIFKGA; via the exons ATGTTAGAAGGTAAAGCTATGGTAGATGACACTGACATGCCAAGTAAGATGCAGATTCAAGCCATGTCTTATGCTTCTCAAGCTCTTGATCTTTATGATGTTCTTGATTGCGAATCCATTGCTGCTCACATTAAAAAG GAGTTTGATACAAGATATGGTTGTGGATGGCAATGTGTGGTAGGTTCAAGTTTTGGATGTTTTTTCACTCATTCTAAGGGAACTTTCATATACTTTACTCTTGAGACTCTTCATTTTCTCATCTTCAAAGGAGCATGA